The Juglans microcarpa x Juglans regia isolate MS1-56 chromosome 2S, Jm3101_v1.0, whole genome shotgun sequence genome has a window encoding:
- the LOC121252929 gene encoding uncharacterized protein LOC121252929 produces MHEYRLVNTETSPCSTQVSMMAMEDWVVYLVFQRKKRPEKQGVMISQPSNSKKIRRLEVRPTTMNYMGEVSSDLGPDPQPSSSCKSEITEVSSIIGLDQEETTTHIRFSPCSCVREL; encoded by the exons ATGCACGAATATCGTCTTGTGAACACTGAAACAAGCCCCTGCTCCACCCag GTGTCTATGATGGCAATGGAAGATTGGGTTGTCTATCTTGTattccaaagaaagaaaagaccTGAAAAACAAGGGGTCATGATTTCTCAGCCCTCTAACAGCAAGAAAATTCGGAGACTGGAAGTTAGGCCAACTACAATGAATTACATGGGGGAAGTCAGCTCTGATTTAGGTCCTGATCCTCAACCTTCTTCATCATGTAAGAGTGAAATCACTGAGGTCTCCTCTATTATTGGCTTAGATCAAGAAGAAACAACTACCCACATTAGGTTTTCCCCATGTTCATGTGTAAGAGAGCTGTAA